In Prochlorococcus marinus CUG1415, the sequence AAAAAAGAGCTTCACAAACATACAACCTACTTATCTAAAAAACTTAAGTACAAGAATGTTTTAGATGGAGTCAATCTGGATGATCTTAAAGATTATAGGCCAGGTATACAAGCCGCGAAACAAGCAGGAGTTGTTTCTCCCCTTGCTAAATTTAAATTCTCAAAACAAGATATTAGGGATATATCAAGAGCATTAGGTTTTCCTTGGTGGGACAAACCCGCTCAGCCTTGCTTGTCATCAAGATTTCCTTATGGCCATGAAATAACCAGTAAGAGGCTTAAAATGGTTGAGAAAGCAGAAGAATATCTAAAAGAAGGTGGTTTATCGGAGGTTAGAGTTAGATGCCAAGGCTCAACTGCAAGAATAGAAATTCCCCAAGATGAATTAAAGCATTTTTTTAAAAAATTTAATTTTAGTGATATAGTTCAATACTTTTCTAATTTAGGATTTAATTGTACAAGCTTAGATCTTGAGGGACTAATAAGCGGCAAATTAAATAGATAATTATGCAAGTTAAACAACTGTTCTCATCTCATTGAGAACTGCTGAAGGTGGATTGCGGTTAATGACGCGCAAGAAATGTTCTTCAGCCTTCAAAGCATCAATAAAATATTGACTCGCAAGTTCTGGTAACATATTTTGACCACAAGTAAATATATCTACGGCAGAATAATTAGATTCTGGCCAAGTATGTATTGAAATATGTGATTCAGCAAGTAATGCAATCGCTGTAACCCCCTGAGGCTCAAATTTATTACTTATCAAATTCAGAACTGTTGCCTTTGCAATTTTAGCAGCTCTATTTAACGTACAGCGCAAAAAGGATTCGTCATTTAATTTTGCATAATCACATCCATAAAGTTCCAACAAAAGATGTTTACTTTGATGCGTTAATTTTTGGTCATTACTAAAAGAACTAAAAATTTGATTTTTTTTGTGGCCTTCCATTAAAAAAAATTATATGAATATAAGATTAGCTAAAAATTGTGAATTTTAGAATTATAAGTGAATCATTTGTGAAGAGTCTAAGAAAGACTGATTAAATTTATCTAGATGTGTCGCACTTATAAAACATTGACTATCTTTGCCAACAGAATTTAATAACAAATTCTGTCTAGTTAGATCTAGTTCAGCCAAGACATCATCCAATATAAGTATGGGAGAGATATTTAATGTTTTAGTTAATAAATCTAGTTCAGCCATCTTTAAAGCTAAGATAAAAGTTCTTTGCTGACCGGATGAACCATATTTTCTAACTGAACTATTATTAATTAAAAACTCAATATCGTCACGATGAGGTCCAAAATTACATTTACCAGTCAATGCTTCGATTGAACGTTGATTGAATAGTTGTTCTGCTATTTTCTTACTAATAAATTCTTCGTCTTCTTCTTCTGGACTAATATTTTGTATCCCAGAAAGATAATTTATGCCTATTTGTTCTTTAGATTTACTTAAGTGATTATGCCAATATTCAACGTATGGTTTTATTTTTAATAAAGCCCTTCTTCTGCGCCTAAAAATTCTTGTACCTATTATTGACATCTGAATGTCAAAGCTTTCAAAAATTTCTGAGGATTGATTATTTAGGAAGCTTTCTGAACGCCAAAAATGACTTCTTTGTTTTAAAAGCCTATTAAATCTAATTATCAAATCTAAATATACTGGTTCAAGCTGAGATACGACTTTATCAATCCATGTTCTTCGATAACTGGGTTCACTTCTAACAATATCTATATCATTAGAACAGAAACATACACTGCGAATATAATGCTTTATTTCACTCTGCTTTTTCAAGATTGATTCATTAACATAAATTCTTTTAGGACCTTTTCGGAATAAATTTAACTTTAAATCATCTTTAAAATCTATTTGTCCTATGACTAGAGCCATATCACTATCATTTGCTATTAAATCTTTATCACTTAATGCTCTATTTGATTTTAATTGACTTAAAAATTCAACCGATTCAAGTAAATTTGACTTGCCAATACCATTACAACCAAGAACAATTGCTCTTTGCTCTTTTAAGTCAATTTCAAAACTTTTATGGTTCCGAAAATTTTTAATTTTTAATTTATTTAAAAAAATTTTTTTGTGCATTCATTAATTAAATTAGCTAAGTTTAAAATATTTAGATTTTCTTTAAAGAAATTGAAAAATTAAAGGGCATGTAGCTCAGTTGGATAGAGCATCAGATTCCGGTTCTGAGAGTCGGGGGTTCGAATCCCTCCATGCTCGTAACATGATGTTTTAAAGTTTATATCCCATTACTCTTATCCCGTTTGGATCTAGTATAAATCCAATTTGTTCTAAACTTTCAAATGAAGACACTGGTGCCTGTAAAGAAATACTGCATCCAGGCATTTCTCTATTTATTTTCTCAAGAGTTACTTTAAGCAATATTGAATAATAAAGTTGCTGATTTTTACCTTTTACTGCACTTAAATTCCATAAGTTAGCATTCAATCCCCTGTCGGATGTAACCCTTACAAAGCCATATAATTTATTCTTTAATTCATTTTGTATGGTAAAAAAGAAATTACTTTTCTTAATAGCCTCAGAAAGAGGTTTTATTGGAAATGTCTCACAACCACAATTCGCTAAAAGTTTGTTTACTTCTTTAGCTAATGGGATCTGAGAAGAATTAACAAAATAACCTTCTGGAAGAACAAGTTTTTTTTTTGAAAAATATTGCAATTATCAACCTGTATTTCTCATGCCAGCTGCTATTCCATTAATAGTTAAAAGTGCCCCCCGCAATAATTCACTCCTACTATAAGCTCTTCTAGATTCATCTTTATCAATAAGAAATTCGCTAATTGGGGGTTGTCTTGTTTGGTCTCTAAGTCTTCTTAGAAGTGAAACCTGCAAAAAACCCAATGGGATGATCGTCTTATTTCTTAGACTTACTGATGCTTTTAAGTCTCTATCAGATTCGAGGAGCTTATTTTTACCAGTAATTTCAAGTATTAAAGATTTTGTAAGATTATATTCTTTAGAAATTACTTCAAAAATAACATCAAAAGAATCTTTATTTTCTTTACTTCCAAGAGTATCAACATAATATCTAGCAACTTCCAAATCCACCTTAGATAATGTCATCTCTACCTTAGATATAAGCATCCTAAAAAATGGCCATCGCTGATGCAGAACTCTTAATAATTCAATTTGTTTTGGGTCTGCATTTAATTCAGATGATAATGCAGTACCTACTCCAAACCAACTTGGCAAAAGAAATCTACTTTGTGTCCACCCAAATACCCACGGAATAGCCCTTAAACTTGATAAATCTTTTGCACCTTTTTTTCTTCTCGCAGGCCTACTAGATATCTGCAATTTACTTATTTCTTCTATTGGAGTGACCTCTTGAAAGAAATTTAACAAATCAGGATTTTCATGCACTAATTTTCTATAGTGAGACCTTGATGTATCTGCAAGTCTAGACATTAATTGATTCCATTCTGGCGTAGCATCAAGACTATTATTTACCAAACTATTTTGAATCACAGCT encodes:
- the larE gene encoding ATP-dependent sacrificial sulfur transferase LarE; its protein translation is MFNQLEILSDEQSEKLYTIRRYIKSLDSVCIAYSGGVDSTLVASLAFEQLGCKAIAITGISPALANTLREEARSQAKWIGVKHLEIQTSELDQSNYNKNPRDRCFACKKELHKHTTYLSKKLKYKNVLDGVNLDDLKDYRPGIQAAKQAGVVSPLAKFKFSKQDIRDISRALGFPWWDKPAQPCLSSRFPYGHEITSKRLKMVEKAEEYLKEGGLSEVRVRCQGSTARIEIPQDELKHFFKKFNFSDIVQYFSNLGFNCTSLDLEGLISGKLNR
- a CDS encoding N-acetyltransferase translates to MQYFSKKKLVLPEGYFVNSSQIPLAKEVNKLLANCGCETFPIKPLSEAIKKSNFFFTIQNELKNKLYGFVRVTSDRGLNANLWNLSAVKGKNQQLYYSILLKVTLEKINREMPGCSISLQAPVSSFESLEQIGFILDPNGIRVMGYKL
- the speD gene encoding adenosylmethionine decarboxylase is translated as MEGHKKNQIFSSFSNDQKLTHQSKHLLLELYGCDYAKLNDESFLRCTLNRAAKIAKATVLNLISNKFEPQGVTAIALLAESHISIHTWPESNYSAVDIFTCGQNMLPELASQYFIDALKAEEHFLRVINRNPPSAVLNEMRTVV
- the recF gene encoding DNA replication/repair protein RecF (All proteins in this family for which functions are known are DNA-binding proteins that assist the filamentation of RecA onto DNA for the initiation of recombination or recombinational repair.), with translation MHKKIFLNKLKIKNFRNHKSFEIDLKEQRAIVLGCNGIGKSNLLESVEFLSQLKSNRALSDKDLIANDSDMALVIGQIDFKDDLKLNLFRKGPKRIYVNESILKKQSEIKHYIRSVCFCSNDIDIVRSEPSYRRTWIDKVVSQLEPVYLDLIIRFNRLLKQRSHFWRSESFLNNQSSEIFESFDIQMSIIGTRIFRRRRRALLKIKPYVEYWHNHLSKSKEQIGINYLSGIQNISPEEEDEEFISKKIAEQLFNQRSIEALTGKCNFGPHRDDIEFLINNSSVRKYGSSGQQRTFILALKMAELDLLTKTLNISPILILDDVLAELDLTRQNLLLNSVGKDSQCFISATHLDKFNQSFLDSSQMIHL